From Alosa sapidissima isolate fAloSap1 chromosome 7, fAloSap1.pri, whole genome shotgun sequence, the proteins below share one genomic window:
- the zgc:114123 gene encoding protein spire homolog 1 isoform X2, whose translation MTTFQTMDGSVCVPNTCHICLKEILELQGHPITEEQAWALCYQLCTLLKDDLSERVVHNETPQPPRLPGVEAILFSNDGSVSFKDSSRPIFGREDQIVDQLGRLIYDCLDWGLDHDVERDLHEVLALLVCRMINVKPRTDASLLPIGLPEVIQVCEDRLDGTAQAAHHYKTVCSLLFSETIELYHYIQSYKTCIKSLQTFLESDVSLRIRTDSDQVHAWKYVVEEIQSREPLRPCSRTFPSNAYRPPEKLFPFDQLKQVIESKQYTLRKVQMGGNPLKKTDPCDSLLEAILAKPKLRPVSERKLRERTKEEPCLHERLMAEIRMTDPLELFASCKKRRAVQSLRMTSGLNLTGRKRRAQSVGSYPDTKRLRKGYDTGSIPVTIAMIMNAHQTEIDGHQKTIPETNPGKWQMRVPYKWCMDLPITFFRKIVLRQSAERDHSHFWRERLSWDCTKIPLVLEALALGSCSQHSLAMRGWHSQDICIECQGLLEETCDSGAFVNCITGTREI comes from the exons ATGACCACGTTTCAAACAATGGATGGCTCCGTTTGTGTTCCAAACACTTGCCATATCTGCTTAAAAGAAATACTTGAACTGCAAGGACACCCGATAACCGAAGAGCAAGCGTGGGCCCTGTGTTACCAGTTGTGTACGCTTCTGAAAGACGATTTAAGTGAGCGCGTAGTCCACAACGAGACACCACAACCCCCTCGTTTACCTGGAGTAGAGGCCATTCTTTTCTCCAACGATGGAAGTGTTAGTTTCAAAG actcaagtaggcctattttcggCAGAGAGGATCAG ATAGTTGACCAACTTGGTCGCCTTATTTACGACTGTCTTGATTGGGGGCTTGACCATGACGTTGAACGAGACCTGCACGAAGTTCTTGCTCTCCTTGTCTGCCGGATGATAAACGTGAAACCACGCACCGATGCGTCTCTCCTGCCTATAGGCCTTCCTGAAGTCATTCAG GTGTGTGAAGATCGCCTGGATGGCACTGCACAGGCAGCACATCACTACAAGACTGTCTGCTCATTACTGTTCTCAGAGACCATTGAGCTGTACCACTACATCCAAAGTTATAAGACGTGTATCAAG AGTCTTCAAacatttttggaatctgacgTGTCACTGCGAATTCGTACTGATTCAGATCAG GTTCATGCATGGAAATATGTGGTAGAAGAGATACAAAGTAGAGAACCTTTGAGGCCGTGTTCCAGAACCTTTCCATCGAATGCATACCGACCTCCAGAAAAGTTGTTCCCATTTGACCAGCTGAAACAAGTTATTGAAAGCAAACAATATACTCTACGAAAAGTACAG ATGGGAGGAAACCCTCTGAAAAAGACTGATCCATGTGATTCTCTTCTGGAAGCCATCCTAGCCAAGCCAAAACTCAGACCt GTTTCAGAGCggaaattgagagagaggacTAAGGAAGAGCCTTGTCTTCATGAACGGCTGATGGCGGAGATTCGCATGACTGACCCGCTGGAACTTTTTGCATCTTGCAAAAAAAGGCGTGCCGTTCAAA GTTTACGTATGACATCAGGTCTCAACCTTACGGGTAGAAAGCGACGTGCCCAATCTGTTGGGAGCTACCCAGACACCAAACGATTG AGGAAAGGTTATGACACTGGCAGTATTCCTGTGACTATTGCGATGATTATGAATGCACATCAGACAGAAATTGATGGGCATCAGAAGACTATTCCTGAGACTAACCCTGGCAAATGGCAG ATGCGAGTGCCCTACAAATGGTGTATGGACCTCCCAATAACATTCTTCCGGAAGATCGTGCTGCGGCAAAGTGCTGAGAGAGACCATAGTCATTTCTGGAGGGAGCGCCTATCATGGGACTGCACAAA GATTCCTTTGGTTCTGGAGGCTCTAGCCCTCGGTTCTTGTTCCCAGCACAGTTTGGCCATGAGAGGTTGGCACAGCCAGGACATCTGTATAGAGTGTCAGGGTCTCCTGGAGGAAACATGTGACTCTGGGGCCTTTGTGAACTGTATCACAGGGACCCGAGAGATTTGA
- the zgc:114123 gene encoding protein spire homolog 1 isoform X1: protein MTTFQTMDGSVCVPNTCHICLKEILELQGHPITEEQAWALCYQLCTLLKDDLSERVVHNETPQPPRLPGVEAILFSNDGSVSFKDSSRPIFGREDQIVDQLGRLIYDCLDWGLDHDVERDLHEVLALLVCRMINVKPRTDASLLPIGLPEVIQVCEDRLDGTAQAAHHYKTVCSLLFSETIELYHYIQSYKTCIKSLQTFLESDVSLRIRTDSDQVHAWKYVVEEIQSREPLRPCSRTFPSNAYRPPEKLFPFDQLKQVIESKQYTLRKVQMGGNPLKKTDPCDSLLEAILAKPKLRPVSERKLRERTKEEPCLHERLMAEIRMTDPLELFASCKKRRAVQSLRMTSGLNLTGRKRRAQSVGSYPDTKRLRKGYDTGSIPVTIAMIMNAHQTEIDGHQKTIPETNPGKWQVCSCCSNRSQFFTWHNTCSRCDRVVCPSCCVKMRVPYKWCMDLPITFFRKIVLRQSAERDHSHFWRERLSWDCTKIPLVLEALALGSCSQHSLAMRGWHSQDICIECQGLLEETCDSGAFVNCITGTREI from the exons ATGACCACGTTTCAAACAATGGATGGCTCCGTTTGTGTTCCAAACACTTGCCATATCTGCTTAAAAGAAATACTTGAACTGCAAGGACACCCGATAACCGAAGAGCAAGCGTGGGCCCTGTGTTACCAGTTGTGTACGCTTCTGAAAGACGATTTAAGTGAGCGCGTAGTCCACAACGAGACACCACAACCCCCTCGTTTACCTGGAGTAGAGGCCATTCTTTTCTCCAACGATGGAAGTGTTAGTTTCAAAG actcaagtaggcctattttcggCAGAGAGGATCAG ATAGTTGACCAACTTGGTCGCCTTATTTACGACTGTCTTGATTGGGGGCTTGACCATGACGTTGAACGAGACCTGCACGAAGTTCTTGCTCTCCTTGTCTGCCGGATGATAAACGTGAAACCACGCACCGATGCGTCTCTCCTGCCTATAGGCCTTCCTGAAGTCATTCAG GTGTGTGAAGATCGCCTGGATGGCACTGCACAGGCAGCACATCACTACAAGACTGTCTGCTCATTACTGTTCTCAGAGACCATTGAGCTGTACCACTACATCCAAAGTTATAAGACGTGTATCAAG AGTCTTCAAacatttttggaatctgacgTGTCACTGCGAATTCGTACTGATTCAGATCAG GTTCATGCATGGAAATATGTGGTAGAAGAGATACAAAGTAGAGAACCTTTGAGGCCGTGTTCCAGAACCTTTCCATCGAATGCATACCGACCTCCAGAAAAGTTGTTCCCATTTGACCAGCTGAAACAAGTTATTGAAAGCAAACAATATACTCTACGAAAAGTACAG ATGGGAGGAAACCCTCTGAAAAAGACTGATCCATGTGATTCTCTTCTGGAAGCCATCCTAGCCAAGCCAAAACTCAGACCt GTTTCAGAGCggaaattgagagagaggacTAAGGAAGAGCCTTGTCTTCATGAACGGCTGATGGCGGAGATTCGCATGACTGACCCGCTGGAACTTTTTGCATCTTGCAAAAAAAGGCGTGCCGTTCAAA GTTTACGTATGACATCAGGTCTCAACCTTACGGGTAGAAAGCGACGTGCCCAATCTGTTGGGAGCTACCCAGACACCAAACGATTG AGGAAAGGTTATGACACTGGCAGTATTCCTGTGACTATTGCGATGATTATGAATGCACATCAGACAGAAATTGATGGGCATCAGAAGACTATTCCTGAGACTAACCCTGGCAAATGGCAG GTGTGTTCCTGTTGCTCTAATCGAAGTCAGTTTTTTACCTGGCACAACACCTGCTCCAGATGTGATAG GGTTGTGTGTCCTTCCTGCTGTGTAAAG ATGCGAGTGCCCTACAAATGGTGTATGGACCTCCCAATAACATTCTTCCGGAAGATCGTGCTGCGGCAAAGTGCTGAGAGAGACCATAGTCATTTCTGGAGGGAGCGCCTATCATGGGACTGCACAAA GATTCCTTTGGTTCTGGAGGCTCTAGCCCTCGGTTCTTGTTCCCAGCACAGTTTGGCCATGAGAGGTTGGCACAGCCAGGACATCTGTATAGAGTGTCAGGGTCTCCTGGAGGAAACATGTGACTCTGGGGCCTTTGTGAACTGTATCACAGGGACCCGAGAGATTTGA